A DNA window from Streptomyces sp. B21-083 contains the following coding sequences:
- a CDS encoding lytic polysaccharide monooxygenase auxiliary activity family 9 protein — translation MREKTKWYASVVGLATTGALVLTAGGASGHGYTDLPISRQKLCQNGTVTGCGDIQWEPQSVEGPKGFPAAGPADGQICSANHGNFGSLDQPKTPSGGTWPATAVTGGQSYTFRWQFTAMHATTDFKYYVTKPGWNQNHALTRSDLNLTPFLTVPYNGRRPPATLSHTGTLPSGLSGRQVIVAVWTIADTANAFYACSDVRF, via the coding sequence ATGCGCGAGAAGACCAAGTGGTACGCGTCGGTGGTCGGCCTGGCCACCACCGGCGCCCTCGTCCTCACCGCCGGAGGCGCCAGCGGCCACGGTTACACCGACCTTCCCATCAGCAGGCAGAAGCTCTGCCAGAACGGCACCGTGACGGGCTGCGGTGACATCCAGTGGGAGCCGCAGAGCGTCGAGGGCCCCAAGGGCTTCCCGGCCGCCGGACCTGCCGACGGCCAGATCTGCTCGGCGAACCACGGAAACTTCGGCTCGCTCGACCAGCCGAAGACCCCGTCCGGCGGCACCTGGCCGGCGACGGCGGTGACGGGTGGTCAGAGTTACACGTTCCGATGGCAGTTCACCGCAATGCACGCCACTACCGACTTCAAGTACTACGTCACGAAGCCGGGCTGGAACCAGAACCACGCCCTCACCCGTTCGGACCTCAACCTCACCCCGTTCCTCACGGTCCCCTACAACGGCCGGCGCCCGCCGGCCACGCTCTCTCACACGGGCACCCTGCCGTCCGGGCTCAGCGGCCGGCAGGTGATCGTCGCCGTGTGGACGATCGCGGACACGGCCAACGCGTTCTACGCCTGCTCGGACGTCAGGTTCTGA
- a CDS encoding SPFH domain-containing protein: MSTTTEHTPEPDGPPDSGPRPARLIQNEATTEIPVHLLFRDEPDPVSVPLRPAVVGRRQGTGEQPRIRRPAPAAPRPAVPTVDPDLVERPARVLPGAVGVLAGAGGLAGGVLTSWWAGVLPPVAVEALRLPLTYAGAGLGPAQWAAFAGAGALGLFGFGGLARGRTGRAWVLGLFGRYRGTVRRTGLLWVNPLLLRARVDVRLRHWRGEPMPAADANGVALRVVVLVVWRVRDTARATLGVEDHETYLRECVEAALVRVPVEMPGAGRRAMETAGEALTRAVAADTAPVGLEVFSVLPVRVEYAPEVAAAMTRRRIAALDAQHRAAALNSVVDSVEDTVTRLTLRGLVELDDYERKALVKDLTVAFCAGRSEPGA, translated from the coding sequence ATGAGTACGACCACCGAACACACACCGGAGCCCGACGGACCCCCGGACAGCGGGCCCAGGCCCGCCCGGCTCATCCAGAACGAGGCGACCACCGAGATCCCCGTCCACCTGCTGTTCCGTGACGAACCCGACCCGGTGTCGGTACCGCTGAGGCCGGCCGTCGTGGGGCGCAGACAGGGTACGGGCGAGCAGCCACGCATCCGCAGGCCCGCCCCGGCGGCGCCGCGCCCGGCGGTGCCGACGGTCGACCCCGACCTGGTGGAGCGCCCGGCGCGGGTGCTGCCGGGCGCGGTGGGCGTGCTCGCCGGTGCGGGCGGGCTGGCGGGGGGCGTGCTCACCTCCTGGTGGGCGGGTGTGCTGCCGCCCGTCGCGGTGGAGGCGCTGCGACTGCCACTGACGTACGCGGGCGCCGGTCTCGGTCCGGCCCAGTGGGCGGCGTTCGCCGGTGCGGGCGCCCTGGGGCTGTTCGGGTTCGGCGGGCTGGCGCGCGGGCGGACCGGGCGGGCCTGGGTGCTCGGCCTGTTCGGCCGCTACCGGGGGACCGTCCGGCGCACCGGGCTGCTGTGGGTCAACCCGCTGCTGCTGCGCGCCCGGGTCGACGTACGGCTGCGGCACTGGCGCGGCGAGCCGATGCCGGCGGCCGACGCGAACGGGGTCGCGCTGCGGGTCGTCGTGCTCGTGGTGTGGCGGGTGCGGGACACCGCGCGGGCCACGCTCGGCGTCGAGGACCATGAGACCTACCTGCGCGAGTGCGTCGAGGCGGCGCTCGTCCGGGTGCCGGTGGAGATGCCGGGTGCGGGACGGCGGGCGATGGAGACGGCGGGGGAGGCGCTGACCCGGGCGGTCGCGGCGGACACGGCGCCGGTCGGCCTGGAAGTTTTCTCGGTACTGCCGGTCCGGGTGGAGTACGCCCCCGAGGTCGCCGCCGCGATGACCCGCCGCCGCATCGCCGCCCTGGACGCCCAGCACCGGGCCGCCGCGCTCAACTCGGTGGTCGACTCGGTGGAGGACACGGTGACCCGGCTGACGCTGCGCGGCCTGGTCGAACTGGACGACTACGAACGCAAGGCGCTGGTGAAGGACCTGACGGTCGCGTTCTGCGCGGGGCGGAGCGAGCCGGGGGCGTGA
- a CDS encoding peptidoglycan-binding protein, with product MATPVFEEFDPASDCECPGCVHRRRSAPYSGPVSGTGPGPARTAVRRTLVVAATASTVLGAGYALPAAAAPHAPHLPGVPAGDEPDTPQGGKAPLHGPPGKPAAGKLRATTRSEIINRARTWVAARVPYSMSTYWGDGYRQDCSGFVSMAWNLAGNEWTGSLDKYGVRIPKEDLQPGDILLFHNPSDPEKGSHVVIFGGWTDYTHTYYTAYEETRPYARRQATPYAYWSHSDRYQAYRYKGLAANTGGISDPGGTDDPGGTGGTGDPDGGGGAAPGGSPDAARFPGRTYFGPGADNRYVTQLGRMLVARGGARYYTSGPGPRWSAADGRATRAFQQAQGWQGSAADGLPGPRTWALLVSGTGSDIGAPPSGPPTGPDPGTVPGTTPGTGPEEVPGAAGPPSAGKVVPEFPGRGLFRPGSSSPHITLLGKQLVKKGFGRYYTTRPDARWNEADRRAVEAFQRAQGWRGGAADGYPGPETWRRLFSW from the coding sequence ATGGCGACTCCGGTATTCGAGGAATTCGATCCCGCGAGCGACTGCGAATGCCCCGGATGTGTTCACCGGCGCCGGTCCGCACCGTATTCCGGACCGGTGTCGGGAACGGGCCCCGGACCCGCCCGTACGGCGGTCCGCCGGACCCTCGTCGTCGCCGCGACGGCCTCGACGGTGCTGGGCGCCGGGTACGCCCTCCCGGCCGCAGCCGCCCCGCACGCCCCGCACCTCCCGGGCGTACCCGCAGGTGACGAGCCCGACACCCCGCAGGGCGGCAAGGCCCCGCTGCACGGCCCACCCGGAAAACCGGCCGCGGGAAAGCTCCGGGCGACCACCAGGTCGGAGATCATCAACCGGGCCAGGACCTGGGTCGCCGCGCGGGTCCCGTACAGCATGAGCACCTATTGGGGAGACGGTTACCGGCAGGACTGCTCGGGCTTCGTCTCCATGGCCTGGAACCTCGCAGGCAACGAATGGACGGGCAGCCTCGACAAGTACGGCGTACGCATTCCCAAGGAGGATCTGCAACCCGGCGACATTCTCCTGTTCCACAATCCGTCAGACCCGGAGAAGGGCTCGCACGTCGTCATTTTCGGCGGCTGGACGGACTACACGCACACCTATTACACCGCCTACGAGGAGACCCGCCCGTACGCCCGCAGGCAGGCCACCCCGTACGCGTACTGGAGCCACTCGGACCGCTATCAGGCCTACCGCTACAAGGGCCTCGCCGCGAACACGGGCGGCATCTCGGACCCGGGCGGCACCGACGACCCGGGCGGTACGGGCGGTACGGGCGATCCGGACGGCGGTGGGGGAGCGGCGCCCGGCGGCTCCCCGGACGCGGCCCGCTTCCCGGGGCGGACGTACTTCGGTCCCGGCGCCGACAACAGGTACGTCACCCAGCTCGGCCGGATGCTCGTGGCGCGCGGCGGCGCCCGCTACTACACCTCGGGTCCCGGCCCGCGCTGGTCGGCCGCGGACGGCAGGGCGACCCGGGCGTTCCAGCAGGCCCAGGGCTGGCAGGGCTCGGCGGCGGACGGACTGCCGGGGCCGCGCACCTGGGCCCTGCTGGTGAGCGGAACGGGCAGCGACATCGGGGCCCCGCCGAGCGGACCGCCCACCGGGCCGGACCCCGGCACCGTGCCCGGCACCACGCCCGGAACAGGCCCCGAGGAGGTTCCCGGCGCGGCCGGTCCGCCCTCCGCCGGGAAAGTGGTCCCCGAGTTCCCCGGGCGGGGACTGTTCCGGCCCGGCTCCAGCAGCCCGCACATCACCCTGCTCGGAAAGCAGCTGGTGAAGAAAGGATTCGGCCGGTACTACACGACCCGGCCCGACGCCCGCTGGAACGAGGCGGACCGCCGCGCGGTGGAGGCCTTCCAGCGTGCCCAGGGCTGGCGGGGCGGCGCAGCCGACGGCTACCCGGGCCCGGAGACCTGGCGCCGCCTCTTCTCCTGGTGA